The sequence GGCCTGGGCCAGAGGCGCCATCTCCTCCCAGCCGCCTCGGCCGGGGTCCCACCTGCAGGGAGCAGAGCACGGGACAGGTGGCGGGGCTgcatccctccctctgcccctccccagcgtCCCACCTGCAGGGACCGGGCCGCAtcccccctccgccctccccggGGTCCCACCTGCAGGGGATCAGACCACGGGACAGGTGGCCGGGCGCATccccgccaccccaccccacccccccacccccgcgcccaGGCCGTACCTGATCGTGGACGCCAGCGTGTTGGCGGGGCCGTAGAAGTCCTGGCCGCCGCACACGTAGAGCGCGCGGCCCTGCGGGCTGGCGGCCCCGTGGCGGAAGCGCGCCCCGGGCAGCGCGGGCAGGCGGCCCCACTCCACGGTGCGCACCCGGCCGGTGCCGCAGCAGAAGGCCCGCGCCCAGCACACGCCGCGCGCCGGCCGCCCGGCCGCCAGGTCCGCCGACAGCCCGTCCCCGCCGGGCAGCACGAGCGCACCGTCGGGCTCCCTCCGCCGGCCGCgagccggggccgccgccgcctcctccagCAGGCGCGCCAGCAGGTCGGGCGGCAGCGGCGGGGGCAGCCCGGCCGCGCGCACCCGCCGCAGCTCGCGCGTGGACATGCGGCCGAAGCGCACACCGCGAAGCAGGGCCCGCGCCTCGACCTCGGCCGCCTCGGGGTGGGCCGCCAGCCAGCGCCGCGCCGCCGCGAAGGCCTCCAGCTCCTCCCGCAGGTGCAGCGCGTCGCTGCGCAGGAGCTCGGCCAGCAGCGCGGGCGGCAGCGACGCGAaggcggggctgcgggcggcggcCGGCAGGTGGCCCAGCAGGTAGAGCCGCGCCCGGCGGCCGAGCGCCTCGAGCCCCGCGGCCTCCGCGGCGGGCAGCAGGGCCAGGCAGCGCGCGGGGCTCAGGCCGCGGCCCAGGGCGCGCTCGCACAGCGCCAGGCACGCCGCGCTCTGGTACCGCGCCGCGGCCCGCGCCGCCCCCAGCAGCCGCCGCCACCGCGCCCGCACGGCGCCCGAGTAGGCGAAGGACACGAGCAGCCGCAGGTCCCGTGCCGACATGCTGCGCAGCCGCACCGCGGCGCCCCGGGACTCCCGCATGCCGCTCAGCAGCATCGCGCCGAAGAACTCGCTGCCGCACGCCAGGGCCGCCCGGTGCACTGCGGGGGGAGGGCGCGGTTAGCCGGGCTGCGGGGGCCGGGCGgaccgcaccccgcaccccgcccgGGGACCGTAGAGGGGAGGAGCACTGCGGGGGGGAGAGGGTAGGAGGGGCACCGCGGGGGTGGTGGAGAGGACAGGGAGGGGCACTgcgggagagagaggagggggaggggcaccgcaggggggagagaggagggggaggggcaccgcaggggggagagaggagggggaggggcaccgcggggggggagaggaggggaaggggcaccgcagggggagagaggagggggaggggcactgcaggggggagaggggaggtggagggcacCGTAGGGGGAGGGTGCGGGTGAGCGGGACTGCGGGGGCCCggacccgccccccccaccccgcccggtGCACCGCAGGTTGGAGAAGCCCAGGGGAAGGGGCACCGCGGGGAGAAGAAGCCAGGGTGGCCGGCCCGCCTCTGCTCCCACCCCGGCAGCGGCGCAAAGCCCCAGGCAAGCGCTGGTGAGCACAGGGTACCGCCGCAGGGGCCTGTGACAATGCAGGTTACAGACATGCGATTCATTAGGGGGGATGGACCCAACTGCAAAGAGCAATGTGCAACTGGCTCGGGTTTCTATCCTGCACTAAAGAAAGCGCTTTCCTTTACCATCGTAAGAGCCACTGGCATCCGCTACCCTGTTGGTccaatttttcttagaaaatggtGCCACGCTCAGGAATGCCTGTGATCTTATCTCACCCACTGCCATCTCCTGCTTCCGATGTCCCGTGTGCAGGGTTCTGCTCACACCCCCTCCTCATCTCAGTACAGTTCACGGAATCACATTTTAAACTAAAAACCTTTGAAACCATCCGGTTCAATTGCCCgttttaagaaaaggaaactgagtcctAGAGAAAGGAAGGGATTTATTTTCTAGCCCATACGGTGACTCTCTGAGTGGATCTTCACTGCCTCCTGTCACCAACGTCAGGTTGCAGGGTATACTTGGGTATCGGTTGCCTTCCTGTCTGCATGGCCCTCGTGACGCTGAAACTACCCTATTGGCAAATGCTATTAGATAACTAAACTCACGTGCTTCCTAACGTAACTCAATTTGAGATGTTTGGCATCAAGTATGGACTACTCTTACCAAAATATTTAACCTAAATCTAATTGAAACTTTAGCTCTAGAgacatctggggggctcagtggttgagcatctgcctttggctcagggtgtgatcctggggtcctggaatcaagtcccacatcgggctccccaccaggagcctgcttctcctgcctgtgtctctacctctttgtgtgtgcctttcatgaacaaaaaaaattaaaaatcttaaaaaaagaaactttagcTCTAAAGtcaaatttataagaaattgaGAAGCtaaccctacgacccagcaattgcactgctggggctttaccccaaagatacagatgcagtgaaacgctgggacacctgcaccccaatgtttacagcagcgtccacaatagccacactgtgggaggagcctcggtgtccatcgacagatgatggatagagaagctgtggtctatgtgtacagtgggatattccttagccattagaaacgacaaatacccaccatttgcttcgacgtggatggaactggagagtatgatgctgagtgaaataagtctgtcggagaaggacaaacattatatggtctcattcatttggggaatataagaaatagtgaaagggattatagggaaaaggagagaaaataagtgggaaaaatcagaaagagagacagaacatgagagactcctaactctgggaaacgaacaaggggtagtggaaggggaggggggcggggggtgactgggtgacgggcactgaggggggcacttgatgggatgagcactgggtttatgctatatgttggcaaatcaagctccaataaaaaaaatatacaagaaaaaagaaagaaattgagaagctaaaggaaaaagttaaaacCATGACAGAAAACATACACAAATCTAGAAAATGGAGCATTCTATATAACTAATCTTGTTTGTTCACTTAAGCCATAAAAAAAGGACACCGAACTGTACAAGAGTAAAGGCAGCCTCAGAGATGTGTATGTGAGCACAGCAGAGTTCTCAATCGGCTCCTGGTTTGAGTGAAGCAGCTGTAGGCAAGTGGAAAGATTTTTTGGAAAAGTGGGAAAATTTCAACCTGGACTAGGTGAAACTAAGGAATTATTGTTCATCTTGTGAGACAGGAGTATTGTGGCAATGTCCTCTTTTAAAGAGACACAAACCCAAGTATTGATGAGCAAAATGTCACAGACTTACTTTAAACCTCAGTGATAAATAAAGAGATGAAACAAATATCATAAGAGTGTTAATTGTTAAGTCTGGGAGCAAGCAGGATGTTCGAGTGTTTACGgtagtattttcttaatttgcCATGTGTTGGAGGTGcttcataataattaaaaaaaaaaaaaaaaaaaaggtagtgggGTAATGCTGCTGGAAGTCCTCTGGGCAGGGAGCACAGCTGAACTCCCAGGGAAGCTTAGGAGCTCCAGCCTCGCAGACCATCTGTGGCAGGTTGGCCTCCCCGCAGGGACAGATGATGTTGATGTGGCTTTCCATTGTCTTTTTGAGCACCAGGTAGGGAGCATCTCGGTGCTTCCCAAGTAGTGAGCATCAGTGACAGCTTTCAAATACATGTTGCCTGAGAATATCTGCCTTCTTCCAAGCAGGTAAGCCACTTCAGTTCCTAAATAATCAACCGACTTCAGTATGTTGAAGCCCTAGTCCCCAGGGTGGTGATATTTGtaggtgggacctttgggaggtaattagctGTGGGGGCGGAACCCTCATGAATAGGATTACTGCCATATAAGAGGAACAAGAGCGAGGTAACCTCTCCCTGCACCAGGTGAGGATACAGTGAGGAGGTGGCCCTCTGCCAACCAGGACCCTACGGGCACCCTGATCTTCGACTTCCGGGCTCCAGAGCTGTAAAAACTACATTTGTGGTGTCCAACTGCCCAGTCTACGGTCCTTTTGTTAAAGCCGTGCAAGCTAAGCAGGATGCTTTTTCCCCTGGGAGTCCCAGAAGTACTTTGGACTCCGCTCATTCTAATGGGCAGTCGCTGTAGGCCTCTGGACGTGTCTTGGAGTCTCGTTTCTTCATGAGTAAAGTCTAAGAGCTCAACTGGAGAATCTCTCAATCGACACCTTTTAATCTAACACTTTTATATGCCTGCATCCCAACTGGCATTTGTCGGATCCTGTGTGTCTTTGGTTTGGTGGCATGGGAGGGAGCACATGGCCCCCCGGCAGGCGCAGACCCGGCTAGCCAACATTGGCTTGTGTCAGGTGGTCGTAGGGTCACATCTCCGAGTTTAACCCTCTTGCCCTGCGCCTGGGATAACGTTAGCTGCCTCGCTAGTTTGCAGGGAGCACAAAAAGAGGCGATGTGCCTACAAGTGCctggaccccaggacctcagggaaTGTCGGCAGCACCTGCATAATCTGCCACTGAGTGCACCCTCCTTAGCGTTCCCGGTGATGCGTGCAGTTAAGTTCAGGTGCCGCGGCCTGGTGGCCCCAGGATTGCAGGAGGCCAAAGCGGGCCTGTGGGTTAGCTGCAGGCCTCGTGTCTACCACGCCTGGGGTCAGGACACACGGAGTTTTTGCACCCTATTCCTCGGGCTGCCCTGCGTCCTCAACAGGAGAGGCCGGGGCGTGGGAGGCCCTAGGTTGGGCCCCGGGTTGGGCCCTCACCTCCTGCTCGCGGTCCCGGTCCCCCCGTGCCCCCCGCAGCAGCCAGCGGGCTAAGgggtcgcccccccccccccccgccccggcccacgCTCACCCCGCAGCCGGCAGCCGCCCGCCTGCAGCTCCAGGTCGCAGCCGGCACCCTCCCGGTACAGCAGCTCGATGCTCCGCAGCGTCTCCCGCAGCTCGGCTTCCGCACTGGGCGCCTCCGCCCCGGGCCcctccgcccccggccccgcgccgccgGCTTCGCAGCTGCACCTGCGCCGGGCGGCCGCACTGACCCGGGGCGCGCGCAGGGCCTCGGCCGCCGCCAGCACGTCGCGCCCCGGGGCCGGGCCCAGGCGGCCCTCGTAGGCGAAGGTCAGCACTGCCTCCCAGGCGGCGGGGGCCACAGCCAGGCCGAGCGGCgaccccgggcccccgccccgcagccgcgCGCGGAACACGCCGCTCACGGCCGCCAGGACCACGCGGTGCAGCCCGTAGGCGCGGCCGCCCACGCGCACGCGCTCGTCCAGCAGCTGCCCCTGCGCCCGCAGGCGCTGCGCCGCCGCGAAGAACAGGCCCGGGTGCTCCTCGCTGAGCAGCACCtgctcctcctcgtcctcctcgtcctcctcgtcctcctcgtcctcctcgtcctcctcgtcctcctcctgctcctgctcctcctcatgctcctgctcctccttatgctcctccttctgctcctcctcttgctcctcctcgtcctcgtcctcctcctcctgctcctcctcctgctccttttgctcctcctcctgctcctcctcctgctcctcctgctcctcctcctcctcctcctcctcctcctcctcctcctcctcctcctcctcttctgcctcctcctcctgttcctcctGACACGGAAGCTTCCCCAGGGCCAGGACAACCGGGGGCGACCCGCTGTCCTCCGCGGAGGAAGGAGGCCGGAAGGGGGGTCTCTGCTCgggcccagggaggcccaggTGCTGCCCCCCGCCGGGAACACCGACCCCCGGGGCCGAGGCCGGCAGTGTGGGCTCCAGGGCGCTCATGGTCCCCCGCTGTTGGCAGCCGCGAGGGGAGAAAGGAGGGGCTCAGAGCTGGGCCCCAAGGGGCCGTGGAGTGCTGACTGCAGCCCCTCCCCGTGCTTTCCCCCAGCCCGTCCCCAGGCCCTCACACCAGGGTCAGCATCCAGGCCTCAGCACCCaggctcacccccaccccatccccaggccccagcacccaggctctccccccacccccatccccaggccccagcacccaggctctgctcccacccccatccccaacaCCCAGGCCCCAGCACCAGTCCCTACTCCTCATCCCATCCCCAGGCCCTAGTACCCAGGGCCCAGCACCCACGCTCAGCCCCCACCTcgcccccaggccccagcacccAGGTCCCGGCACCCAGGCTcagcccccaccccgtccccagaACCCAggctcagcccccaccccacccccaggccccagcacccGGGCTCTGCCCCCACACCCCTGGCCCCAGGCCAAAGCACCCAggctcagcccccacccccttccccaggccccagcaccaGGCTCCAGCACCCAGGCTCTGCCCCGACACCCGTTCCCAGGCCAAAGCACCCAGGCCCTGGCACCCAGGCTCAGCCACCATccctggccccaggccccagcacccaggctcagcccccaccccatccccaggccccagcacccaggctcagcccccaccccgcacccagGCTCCAGCACCCAGGCCCTGGCACCCATGCTCTCCCCCCAACTCGTCCCCAGGCCCTGACAGCCTGGCCCTACGCCCAACTCTGGGATTCACCAAGGGCAGCAAAGCATGCGGGAAGCACATGTACAGATCCAGTGCCGGCCCCGTGTCCCGCCTGACTTGCCACCATCATACCGATCTCCACCCTCCCGAGACACCGGCACTCCCCTGACTCGCAGTGGAACCTTCTCAGCTTGGACTGGGTGGCAGAGAGAACTTGCCCCTCACCGGGTCAGCGGCCCCACCCGACTAATTATAGCAGGTGCTGGCGGGCTTGGGGGCTGGGCTCCGGGTGCCCAATCTCTGACActcaatccccccccccccccccccggcctcgtCCCCAGatgccctcctccccccttccacCTGTAGGGCCGTCCTGCTGAGCGGCCAATTCCAAAGCCAAGGAGGATGCGGGACAGGACAGGAGGGACAGGCCGGGTGAGTGAcccgggagggggggcggggggggagcctGGGCTGTGCAGGGGccagaagaggggagggagggtttGGGGTCAGTCCCAGGCCCTGGCCGCCCGCTGGTGTCCTGTGCACAGGCTGGTCCCCGGGCCGGAGGGGAGGAGCCGGGGCTGCGGGCCGCCTGCCATCCACCTGGACTACGGCTTCCTCACTGTCCCGAGGGGGGTCCTCGTGAGAAAGGGCGAAAGGGAGGCTCAAACCCACGGTCTGCAGCCGTCTCACCACCCCACGGGCTCTGGGGGGAGGACTGGACAGTGTGGCATGGGGTGATCTCCGCTGCCGCCAGGACCAAAGTCCTGCGGGGCCGGCGAGCACGGTCACGGAGGCGGGAGGGGACGgcgctccctctgccccatgaCTCCTCTTTCTCACCTCGAGGCGGGGCCCCTGCATCAGGGTGTTTTCCACTGCGGTTCTGGATGTCTTCTCGGGGAAGAA comes from Canis lupus baileyi chromosome 13, mCanLup2.hap1, whole genome shotgun sequence and encodes:
- the KLHL33 gene encoding kelch-like protein 33: MLLSGMRESRGAAVRLRSMSARDLRLLVSFAYSGAVRARWRRLLGAARAAARYQSAACLALCERALGRGLSPARCLALLPAAEAAGLEALGRRARLYLLGHLPAAARSPAFASLPPALLAELLRSDALHLREELEAFAAARRWLAAHPEAAEVEARALLRGVRFGRMSTRELRRVRAAGLPPPLPPDLLARLLEEAAAAPARGRRREPDGALVLPGGDGLSADLAAGRPARGVCWARAFCCGTGRVRTVEWGRLPALPGARFRHGAASPQGRALYVCGGQDFYGPANTLASTIRWDPGRGGWEEMAPLAQARSLFPLVALGGLLYALGGRSGDVALSSVEAYDPERDGWRPAPALPAPRFAHAAAESEGRLYLSGGCDGAGGYLASLLLYDPKQEKPGTLLSPMGEARAGHVMAALQGRLYVAGGLGDTGDLLSLEAYDPRTDSWARLAPLPSPHVGAAGAALQGELLVLGGYSHRTYALSHLVHAYCPGLDRWLCLGTLPRPRAEMPACVLELPAVQHADLLPSQQQSKPAG